One Pseudomonas entomophila genomic window carries:
- the rpsR gene encoding 30S ribosomal protein S18, with translation MARFFRRRKFCRFTAEDVKEIDFKDLNTLKAYVSETGKIVPSRITGTKARYQRQLATAIKRARFLALLPYTDSHGR, from the coding sequence ATGGCACGTTTCTTCCGTCGTCGTAAATTCTGCCGCTTCACTGCTGAAGACGTGAAAGAGATCGACTTCAAAGATCTCAACACCCTGAAAGCTTACGTATCCGAAACCGGCAAGATCGTTCCAAGCCGCATCACCGGTACCAAAGCTCGTTATCAGCGTCAGCTGGCCACCGCTATCAAGCGCGCCCGCTTCCTGGCCCTGCTGCCCTACACCGACAGCCACGGCCGCTGA
- the rplI gene encoding 50S ribosomal protein L9 translates to MELILLEKVANLGNLGDKVNVKAGYGRNYLLPFGKATVANAANLAAFEERRAELEKAAAEKKASAESRAAQLAELEVTITATAGDEGKLFGSIGTHDIADALTASGVEVAKAEVRLPNGTIRQVGEYDVAVHLHSDVEATVRVVVVAA, encoded by the coding sequence ATGGAACTGATCCTGCTGGAAAAAGTCGCCAACCTGGGCAACCTGGGCGACAAAGTAAACGTTAAGGCCGGTTACGGCCGTAACTACCTGCTGCCGTTCGGCAAGGCCACCGTTGCCAACGCCGCCAACCTGGCCGCGTTCGAAGAGCGCCGCGCCGAGCTGGAAAAAGCAGCAGCCGAGAAGAAAGCTTCGGCTGAAAGCCGCGCTGCCCAACTGGCCGAGCTGGAAGTGACCATCACTGCCACCGCTGGCGACGAAGGCAAGCTGTTCGGTTCGATCGGCACCCACGACATCGCTGACGCCCTGACCGCCTCCGGCGTTGAAGTGGCCAAGGCTGAAGTTCGTCTGCCGAACGGCACCATCCGTCAGGTTGGCGAATACGACGTAGCCGTGCACCTGCACAGCGATGTTGAAGCCACCGTACGCGTGGTTGTCGTAGCTGCCTAA
- the rlmB gene encoding 23S rRNA (guanosine(2251)-2'-O)-methyltransferase RlmB yields MSQLEKIYGVHAVQALLQHHPKRVKQIWLSEGRSEPRIQALLALAAENRVQVGQAERRELDAWVEGVHQGVVAEVSPSQVWGELMLEELLERTETPPLILVLDGVTDPHNLGACLRTADAAGATAVVIPKDKSASLTAVVRKVACGAAEVIPLVAVTNLSRTLEKLQQRGLWVVGTAGEAEQEIYQQDLTGPLVMIMGAEGKGMRRLTREHCDFLVKLPMAGSVSSLNVSVATGVCLFEAVRQRQKI; encoded by the coding sequence ATGAGTCAGCTGGAAAAGATCTACGGTGTGCATGCCGTGCAGGCACTGCTGCAGCACCATCCCAAGCGCGTGAAGCAGATCTGGCTGTCCGAGGGGCGCAGCGAGCCTCGCATCCAGGCTTTGCTGGCCCTGGCCGCGGAAAACCGCGTCCAGGTCGGGCAGGCCGAGCGCCGTGAGCTCGACGCCTGGGTCGAGGGCGTGCACCAGGGAGTGGTCGCCGAGGTGAGCCCGAGCCAGGTGTGGGGCGAATTGATGCTCGAGGAATTGCTCGAACGCACCGAAACGCCGCCGCTGATCCTGGTGCTCGATGGTGTCACCGATCCGCACAATCTCGGCGCTTGCCTGCGCACTGCCGATGCTGCCGGTGCCACCGCCGTGGTGATCCCCAAGGATAAGTCCGCGAGCCTGACCGCCGTGGTGCGCAAGGTGGCCTGCGGCGCCGCGGAAGTGATTCCGCTGGTGGCCGTGACCAACCTGTCCCGCACCCTGGAAAAGCTCCAGCAGCGTGGCCTTTGGGTGGTAGGTACCGCGGGCGAGGCCGAGCAGGAGATCTACCAGCAGGACCTGACCGGCCCGCTGGTGATGATCATGGGTGCCGAAGGCAAGGGCATGCGTCGCCTGACCCGCGAGCACTGCGACTTCCTGGTCAAGCTGCCGATGGCGGGCAGCGTCAGCAGCCTCAACGTCTCGGTGGCAACCGGGGTGTGCTTGTTCGAGGCCGTGCGCCAGCGCCAGAAAATCTGA
- a CDS encoding extracellular solute-binding protein — MTIRPQPLMRTLAAALLSLVIGAPAALADEPVTLTMYNGQHKEIGDAIAKAYEAKTGIHINIRKGSSNQLASQIIEEGERSPADIIYTEESPPLNNLGELGLLAKIDDATANMMPKEYVGANGTWMGITARTRIVVFNPKKIEEKDLPTTVMDFANPEWEGRVGYVPTSGAFQEQAVAILKMHGREATEEWLTGLKAFGKAYTNNMVALKAVEKGEVAAVLVNNYYWYALERERGKLDSKLYYLADGDAGNLVTISGAAVVKASKHPKEAQALLNWMASEEGQRVITQTTAEYPLHKGMVSDRGLKPFEDLRPPKISPADLGNAEEAIELEREVGLL; from the coding sequence ATGACGATCCGCCCGCAACCGCTGATGCGCACCCTGGCCGCTGCACTCCTGAGCCTGGTGATTGGCGCCCCGGCCGCCCTGGCAGACGAACCTGTCACGTTGACGATGTACAACGGCCAGCACAAGGAAATCGGCGACGCCATCGCCAAGGCCTACGAGGCCAAGACCGGTATCCATATCAATATTCGCAAGGGCAGCAGCAACCAGCTGGCCAGCCAGATCATCGAGGAAGGCGAGCGCTCGCCGGCCGATATCATCTACACCGAAGAGTCCCCCCCCCTGAACAACCTGGGTGAACTGGGCCTGCTGGCGAAGATCGACGATGCCACCGCAAACATGATGCCCAAGGAGTACGTGGGCGCCAACGGCACCTGGATGGGCATCACCGCGCGCACCCGCATCGTGGTGTTCAACCCGAAGAAGATCGAAGAGAAAGACCTGCCGACGACCGTCATGGACTTCGCCAATCCTGAATGGGAAGGGCGCGTCGGCTACGTCCCCACCAGCGGCGCCTTCCAGGAACAGGCCGTGGCCATCCTCAAGATGCACGGGCGCGAGGCCACCGAAGAATGGCTGACGGGCCTGAAAGCCTTCGGCAAGGCCTACACCAACAACATGGTCGCGCTGAAGGCCGTGGAAAAGGGCGAAGTGGCCGCCGTGCTGGTCAACAACTACTACTGGTATGCCCTGGAACGCGAGCGCGGCAAGCTCGACTCCAAGCTGTACTACCTGGCCGACGGCGATGCCGGCAACCTGGTGACCATCTCCGGCGCCGCCGTGGTCAAGGCCAGCAAGCACCCGAAAGAAGCCCAGGCCCTGCTCAACTGGATGGCCAGCGAAGAAGGCCAGCGCGTGATCACTCAGACCACCGCCGAGTATCCGCTGCACAAGGGCATGGTCTCGGATCGCGGCCTGAAGCCGTTCGAGGATCTGCGCCCGCCGAAGATCTCGCCGGCCGACCTGGGCAATGCCGAGGAAGCCATCGAGCTCGAACGTGAGGTTGGCCTGCTCTGA
- a CDS encoding adenylosuccinate synthase has translation MGKNVVVLGTQWGDEGKGKIVDLLTEHAAAVVRYQGGHNAGHTLVINGEKTVLHLIPSGILREGVQCLIGNGVVVAPDALMREITKLEEKGVPVRERLRISPAAPLILSYHVALDQAREKARGEAKIGTTGRGIGPAYEDKVARRGLRVGDLFHRERFAAKLGELLDYHNFQLVNYYKEPAIDFQQTLDECMAYAEQLKPMMLDVTAELHNLRRAGKDIMFEGAQGSLLDIDHGTYPYVTSSNTTAGGISTGSGVGPMYLDYILGITKAYTTRVGSGPFPTELFDETGATLAKRGHEFGSTTGRARRCGWFDAVILRRAIDVNSISGICLTKLDVLDGLETINICVGYKNENGAVIDAPSDADSYIGLEPVYEQMPGWSESTLGVKTLEELPEAARAYIKRIEELVGAPIDIISTGPDRNETIVLRHPFA, from the coding sequence ATGGGTAAGAATGTCGTCGTCCTGGGCACCCAGTGGGGTGATGAGGGCAAAGGCAAGATCGTCGATCTGCTGACCGAACATGCTGCCGCCGTAGTGCGCTACCAGGGTGGCCACAACGCGGGCCACACCCTGGTGATCAACGGTGAGAAGACCGTTCTGCACCTGATTCCCTCGGGCATCCTGCGTGAAGGCGTGCAGTGCCTGATCGGCAATGGTGTGGTCGTTGCGCCGGACGCCTTGATGCGTGAAATCACCAAGCTGGAAGAGAAGGGCGTGCCGGTGCGCGAGCGCCTGCGCATCAGCCCGGCTGCCCCGCTGATCCTGTCGTACCACGTGGCCCTCGACCAGGCCCGTGAGAAAGCCCGTGGCGAAGCCAAGATCGGCACCACCGGCCGCGGCATCGGCCCAGCCTACGAAGACAAGGTTGCGCGTCGCGGCCTGCGCGTCGGCGACCTGTTCCACCGCGAGCGTTTCGCCGCCAAGCTCGGTGAGCTGCTGGACTACCACAACTTCCAGCTGGTGAACTACTACAAAGAGCCGGCCATCGACTTCCAGCAAACCCTGGACGAGTGCATGGCCTATGCCGAGCAGCTCAAGCCGATGATGCTCGACGTCACCGCCGAACTGCACAACCTGCGCCGCGCCGGCAAGGACATCATGTTCGAAGGTGCCCAGGGCTCGCTGCTGGACATCGACCACGGTACCTACCCGTACGTCACCAGCTCGAACACCACCGCTGGCGGCATTTCCACCGGTTCCGGCGTTGGCCCGATGTACCTCGACTACATCCTGGGTATCACCAAGGCCTACACCACTCGCGTCGGTTCCGGTCCGTTCCCGACCGAACTGTTCGACGAGACCGGCGCCACCCTGGCCAAGCGCGGCCACGAGTTCGGTTCGACCACCGGCCGTGCCCGCCGTTGCGGCTGGTTCGACGCCGTGATCCTGCGTCGCGCCATCGACGTCAACAGCATCTCGGGTATCTGCCTGACCAAGCTGGACGTACTGGACGGCCTGGAAACCATCAACATCTGCGTGGGCTACAAGAACGAGAACGGCGCCGTTATCGACGCGCCTTCCGATGCCGACAGCTACATCGGCCTGGAGCCGGTATACGAGCAGATGCCAGGCTGGAGCGAATCGACCCTGGGCGTGAAAACCCTGGAAGAGCTGCCAGAAGCCGCGCGCGCTTACATCAAGCGCATCGAGGAACTGGTTGGCGCGCCGATCGACATCATCTCGACCGGCCCGGACCGCAACGAGACCATCGTGCTGCGTCATCCGTTCGCCTGA
- the dnaB gene encoding replicative DNA helicase: MNEITHPEQLDLQTAALKVPPHSIEAEQAVLGGLMLDNNAWERVLDQVSDGDFYRHDHRLIFRAIHKLVDANQPFDVVTLHEQLDKEGVSTQVGGLAYLAELAKNTPSVANIKAYAAIIRERATLRQLISISTDIADNAFNPQGRNAEEILDDAERQIFQIAEARPKTGGPVGVNELLTMAIDRIDTLFNSDSDITGVSTGFTDLDEKTSGLQAADLIIVAGRPSMGKTTFAMNLVENAVLRSDKVVLVFSLEMPGESLIMRMLSSLGRIDQTKVRSGQLDDDDWPRLTSAVNLLNDRKLFIDDTAGISPSEMRARTRRLAREHGEIAMIMVDYLQLMQIPGSAGDNRTNEISEISRSLKALAKEFNCPVIALSQLNRSLEQRPNKRPVNSDLRESGAIEQDADVIMFVYRDEVYHPETEHKGVAEIIIGKQRNGPIGFVRLAFIGKYTRFENLAPGMYNFDDDE; this comes from the coding sequence ATGAACGAGATCACCCATCCCGAACAGCTCGACCTGCAAACCGCCGCCCTGAAGGTGCCGCCGCATTCCATCGAGGCCGAACAGGCCGTGCTCGGTGGCCTGATGCTGGACAACAACGCCTGGGAGCGGGTGCTGGACCAGGTGTCGGATGGCGATTTCTACCGGCATGACCACCGCCTGATCTTCCGCGCCATCCACAAGCTGGTGGATGCGAACCAGCCGTTCGATGTGGTGACCCTGCACGAGCAGTTGGACAAGGAAGGCGTGTCCACGCAAGTAGGCGGCCTGGCCTACCTCGCCGAACTGGCCAAGAACACCCCGTCGGTGGCCAACATCAAGGCCTACGCTGCGATCATTCGCGAGCGTGCCACATTGCGCCAACTGATCAGCATCAGTACCGACATCGCCGACAACGCCTTCAACCCGCAGGGGCGCAACGCCGAGGAAATCCTCGACGACGCCGAGCGGCAGATCTTCCAGATCGCCGAGGCGCGGCCGAAGACCGGTGGTCCGGTGGGGGTCAACGAGCTGTTGACCATGGCCATCGACCGCATTGACACACTGTTCAACTCCGACAGCGACATTACCGGTGTTTCCACCGGTTTCACCGACCTGGACGAAAAGACCAGCGGCCTGCAGGCGGCCGACCTGATCATCGTTGCGGGCCGTCCGTCGATGGGCAAGACCACCTTCGCCATGAACCTGGTGGAAAACGCCGTGTTGCGCAGCGACAAGGTGGTGCTGGTGTTCTCCCTCGAGATGCCCGGTGAATCGCTGATCATGCGTATGCTCTCGTCCCTCGGCCGCATCGACCAGACCAAGGTGCGTTCCGGTCAGCTGGACGACGATGACTGGCCGCGCCTGACGTCGGCGGTCAACTTGCTCAATGATCGCAAGCTGTTCATCGACGACACGGCCGGTATCAGCCCTTCGGAGATGCGTGCGCGGACCCGCCGACTGGCCCGTGAGCATGGCGAGATCGCCATGATCATGGTCGACTACTTGCAGTTGATGCAGATCCCGGGTTCGGCCGGTGACAACCGGACCAACGAGATTTCCGAGATCTCCCGCTCGCTCAAGGCGCTGGCGAAGGAGTTCAACTGCCCGGTGATCGCCCTGTCGCAGCTCAACCGCTCCCTGGAGCAGCGCCCCAACAAGCGCCCGGTCAACTCCGACCTGCGTGAATCCGGTGCGATCGAGCAGGACGCCGACGTGATCATGTTCGTGTATCGCGACGAGGTGTATCACCCCGAGACCGAGCACAAGGGCGTGGCCGAAATCATCATTGGCAAGCAGCGTAACGGCCCCATCGGCTTCGTGCGCCTGGCGTTCATCGGCAAGTACACCCGCTTCGAGAACCTCGCGCCGGGCATGTACAACTTCGACGACGACGAATAA
- the rpsF gene encoding 30S ribosomal protein S6 — MRHYEIIFLVHPDQSEQVGGMVERYTKLIEEDGGKIHRLEDWGRRQLAYAINNVHKAHYVMLNVECTGKALAELEDNFRYNDAVIRNLVIRRDEAVTGPSEMLKAEENRSERRERRERPEHADGAEGDDSNDSDNSDNADE; from the coding sequence ATGCGTCATTACGAAATCATCTTCCTGGTTCACCCGGACCAGAGCGAGCAAGTCGGCGGCATGGTTGAGCGTTACACCAAGCTGATCGAAGAAGACGGTGGCAAGATCCACCGCCTGGAAGACTGGGGCCGTCGTCAACTGGCCTACGCAATCAACAATGTTCACAAGGCTCACTACGTGATGCTGAACGTTGAGTGCACCGGCAAGGCCCTGGCCGAGCTGGAAGACAACTTCCGCTACAACGATGCCGTGATCCGTAACCTGGTCATCCGTCGCGACGAAGCCGTTACCGGCCCGTCCGAGATGCTCAAGGCCGAAGAGAACCGCAGCGAGCGCCGTGAGCGTCGCGAACGTCCTGAGCATGCTGATGGCGCCGAAGGCGACGACAGCAATGACAGCGACAACAGCGATAACGCTGACGAGTAA
- a CDS encoding ABC transporter permease — MTAALPSPTLSRFVPKRRRPSIWVVLPVLFLVAMSLLPLLYVGLKAWEAGWHEALRLLWRPFVWGLLRNTLLLMVGVTVLCLLAGVALAWLLERSDLPGRRLWGVVLCLPFAVPSFISSFTWVSLSSDFEGLGGAILVMALSKYPLVFLPVAATLRNLDTSLEESARTLGCTRWGVFHKITLPLLWPSMLGGALLIALHMLVEFGALSILGLQTFTTAIYQQFELEFSNANAAMLSAVLLALCLVMLWLELRVRGKARHVRIGQGVARRAQPVRLRAWMPLGQLFCLALAVLGSGIPLAMLGYWLSVGSSAAFPVAAISKALLTSLSVSLGGAGFCVLLALPISFLVVRYKGRLAIWAERLPYLLHALPGLVIALTLVFFALHYVPALYQTTALLILAYALLFLPLAQSPVRTALNKASPTLEEAARTLGASSFAAFCRVTLPIIFPAMAAAFALVFLDAMKELTATLLLSPTGMTTLATEVWAHTANVEFAAAAPYAALLIVVSGLPVYLLTTRMYLNKA; from the coding sequence ATGACCGCCGCCCTGCCCTCGCCCACCTTGTCGCGCTTTGTCCCGAAACGCAGGCGCCCGTCCATCTGGGTGGTACTGCCCGTGCTGTTCCTGGTGGCGATGAGCTTGTTGCCGCTGCTGTACGTCGGGCTCAAAGCCTGGGAAGCGGGCTGGCACGAAGCCCTGCGCCTACTCTGGCGCCCCTTCGTCTGGGGGCTGCTGCGCAACACCTTGCTGCTGATGGTCGGCGTCACCGTGCTGTGCCTGCTGGCGGGCGTGGCCCTGGCCTGGCTGCTGGAGCGCAGCGACCTGCCAGGGCGCCGGCTGTGGGGCGTGGTGCTATGCCTGCCGTTCGCCGTGCCATCGTTCATCAGCAGCTTCACCTGGGTGTCGCTGAGCTCGGATTTCGAAGGGTTGGGCGGGGCAATCCTGGTCATGGCGCTGTCGAAGTACCCGTTGGTATTCCTCCCGGTGGCCGCCACCCTGCGCAACCTCGACACTTCGCTCGAAGAGTCGGCGCGCACCCTGGGCTGCACCCGCTGGGGCGTGTTCCACAAGATCACCTTGCCGCTACTGTGGCCGTCGATGCTCGGCGGCGCGCTGTTGATCGCCCTGCACATGCTGGTGGAGTTCGGCGCCTTGTCGATCCTTGGGCTGCAGACATTCACCACGGCGATCTACCAGCAGTTCGAGCTGGAGTTCAGCAACGCCAACGCAGCCATGCTCTCCGCGGTGCTGCTGGCGCTTTGCCTGGTGATGCTGTGGCTGGAGTTGCGAGTACGCGGCAAGGCACGGCATGTGCGTATTGGCCAAGGCGTGGCGCGTCGTGCGCAGCCAGTACGCCTGCGTGCCTGGATGCCACTCGGGCAGCTGTTCTGCCTGGCGCTGGCAGTACTGGGCAGCGGCATTCCACTGGCCATGCTGGGCTACTGGCTGAGCGTGGGTTCGTCGGCGGCCTTCCCGGTGGCGGCGATCAGCAAAGCGTTGCTGACCTCGCTGTCGGTGTCGCTGGGCGGCGCCGGATTCTGCGTGCTGCTGGCCTTGCCGATCAGCTTCCTGGTGGTGCGCTACAAAGGTCGCCTGGCGATCTGGGCCGAACGCCTGCCATACCTGCTGCATGCCCTGCCCGGCCTGGTGATCGCGCTGACGCTGGTGTTCTTCGCACTGCACTATGTGCCGGCGCTGTACCAGACCACCGCGCTGCTGATCCTGGCCTATGCCCTGTTGTTCCTGCCGTTGGCGCAGTCGCCGGTGCGTACCGCGCTGAACAAGGCCTCGCCGACCTTGGAGGAAGCTGCGCGCACCCTGGGCGCCAGCAGCTTCGCGGCGTTCTGTCGGGTGACCTTGCCCATCATCTTCCCGGCGATGGCGGCGGCCTTTGCCCTGGTGTTCCTGGATGCGATGAAGGAGCTGACCGCCACCCTGCTGCTCAGCCCAACCGGCATGACCACCCTGGCCACCGAGGTGTGGGCGCACACCGCCAATGTCGAATTCGCGGCGGCGGCGCCTTATGCGGCGCTACTGATCGTGGTGTCGGGGTTGCCGGTATACCTGCTGACCACGCGAATGTACCTGAACAAGGCTTGA
- the rnr gene encoding ribonuclease R: protein MADWQSLDPEAAREAEKYDNPIPSRELILQRLADRGEPAAREQLAEEFGLYEEDQIEALRRRLRAMERDGQLIYTRRGTYAPVDKLDLICGRVSGHRDGFGFLIPDDGSEDLFLSPAQMRLVFDGDRGLARVSGVDRRGRREGVLVEIISRAHESVVGRYFEEGGIGYVTPDNPKIQQEVLVTAGRNGGAKIGQFVSIKITHWPTPRFQPQGDVVEVIGNYMAPGMEIDIALRSYDIPHVWPQEVIKEARKFRSEVEEKDKEKRIDLRHLPFVTIDGEDARDFDDAVYCEPLGKLRLFSGGWRLYVAIADVSSYVRLGSALDVEAQQRGNSVYFPERVVPMLPEELSNGLCSLNPHVDRLAMVCEMTMNKAGQMVDYQFYEGVIHSHARLTYNKVSSMLEHARTREGKALREEYKEVLPDLKNLYNLYKVLVDARHTRGAIDFETQETRIIFGEDRKIDEIRPTVRNDAHKLIEECMLAANVATAEFLQKHNVPSLYRVHDGPPPERLEKLRAFLGELGLTLHKGKDPSPKDYQQLLASIAGRPDFHLIQTVMLRSLSQAVYSVENNGHFGLNYEAYTHFTSPIRRYPDLLVHRAIRSVIRSKIDTPHVKRAGAMSIPKARIYPYDENTLDQMGEQCSMTERRADEATRDVVNWLKCEYMRDRVGETFPGVITAVTGFGLFIELTDIYVEGLVHVSALPGDYYHFDPVHHRLSGERSGRSFRLGDTVEVKVMRVDLEQRKIDFEMSEAAVNAPVGRKPRAASAEPAAQAAPATEAKISPKPRSRKGETAEAYFPKDAVQRNAEVRKSREMKKALMSDAKHSAHAGGKAEKGAKASGKTKHRKGPSKSGAPRKGKSKS from the coding sequence ATGGCCGATTGGCAATCCCTCGATCCCGAGGCCGCTCGCGAAGCGGAAAAATACGACAACCCTATCCCCAGCCGTGAGCTGATCCTGCAGCGCCTCGCCGACCGTGGCGAACCGGCCGCACGCGAACAGCTGGCTGAAGAGTTCGGTCTTTATGAAGAAGACCAGATCGAAGCCCTGCGCCGCCGCCTGCGTGCCATGGAGCGCGATGGCCAGCTTATCTATACCCGGCGCGGCACCTATGCCCCGGTAGACAAGCTCGACCTGATCTGCGGCCGCGTGTCCGGCCACCGTGACGGCTTCGGCTTCCTGATTCCCGACGACGGCAGTGAAGACCTGTTCCTCAGCCCGGCACAGATGCGCCTGGTGTTCGACGGTGACCGCGGCCTGGCCCGGGTGTCCGGCGTCGATCGCCGCGGCCGCCGCGAAGGCGTGCTGGTCGAAATCATCTCCCGTGCCCACGAAAGCGTGGTCGGCCGCTACTTCGAAGAGGGCGGCATCGGCTATGTGACCCCGGACAATCCGAAGATCCAGCAGGAAGTGCTGGTGACTGCCGGTCGCAATGGCGGCGCCAAGATCGGCCAGTTCGTGTCGATCAAGATCACCCATTGGCCGACCCCACGCTTCCAGCCCCAGGGCGACGTGGTCGAGGTCATCGGCAACTACATGGCGCCGGGCATGGAAATCGACATCGCCCTGCGCAGCTATGACATCCCGCATGTCTGGCCGCAGGAGGTGATCAAGGAAGCGCGCAAGTTCCGCTCCGAAGTCGAGGAGAAGGACAAAGAGAAGCGCATCGACCTGCGCCACCTGCCCTTCGTCACCATCGACGGCGAGGACGCCCGCGACTTCGACGACGCGGTCTACTGCGAACCCCTGGGCAAGCTGCGCCTGTTCTCCGGCGGCTGGCGCCTGTACGTGGCGATCGCCGACGTGTCCAGCTACGTGCGCCTGGGCTCGGCCCTGGACGTCGAGGCCCAGCAGCGCGGCAACTCGGTGTACTTCCCCGAGCGCGTGGTACCCATGCTGCCCGAGGAGCTGTCCAACGGCCTGTGCTCGCTGAACCCGCACGTCGATCGCCTGGCCATGGTCTGCGAGATGACCATGAACAAGGCCGGCCAGATGGTCGACTACCAGTTCTACGAAGGGGTGATCCATTCCCATGCCCGCCTGACCTACAACAAGGTCAGCAGCATGCTCGAGCACGCCCGCACCCGTGAGGGCAAGGCGCTGCGCGAGGAGTACAAGGAGGTCCTGCCGGACCTGAAGAACCTGTACAACCTGTACAAGGTGCTGGTCGATGCCCGTCACACCCGTGGCGCCATCGATTTCGAGACTCAGGAAACCCGCATCATCTTCGGCGAAGACCGCAAGATCGACGAAATTCGCCCGACCGTGCGCAACGACGCCCACAAGCTGATCGAGGAATGCATGCTGGCGGCCAACGTCGCCACCGCCGAGTTCCTGCAGAAGCACAACGTGCCTTCGCTGTACCGCGTGCACGACGGCCCGCCGCCTGAGCGCCTGGAAAAGCTGCGCGCCTTCCTCGGCGAGCTGGGCCTGACCCTGCACAAGGGCAAGGATCCATCGCCCAAGGACTACCAGCAGCTGCTGGCGAGCATCGCCGGTCGCCCGGACTTCCACCTGATCCAGACCGTCATGCTGCGCTCGCTGAGCCAGGCGGTGTACAGCGTCGAGAACAATGGCCACTTCGGCCTGAACTACGAGGCCTACACCCACTTCACCTCGCCGATCCGTCGCTATCCGGACCTGCTGGTGCACCGCGCCATCCGCAGCGTGATTCGCTCGAAGATCGACACGCCGCACGTCAAGCGCGCCGGCGCCATGAGCATCCCCAAGGCGCGCATCTACCCTTACGACGAGAACACCCTCGACCAGATGGGCGAGCAGTGCTCGATGACCGAACGCCGTGCCGACGAGGCCACCCGCGACGTGGTCAACTGGCTCAAGTGCGAGTACATGCGTGATCGTGTGGGCGAGACCTTCCCGGGCGTGATCACCGCGGTGACCGGTTTCGGCCTGTTCATCGAACTGACCGACATCTACGTCGAAGGCCTGGTGCACGTCAGCGCCCTGCCGGGCGACTACTACCATTTCGACCCTGTGCACCACCGCCTGTCCGGCGAGCGCAGCGGGCGCAGCTTCCGCCTGGGCGACACGGTCGAGGTCAAGGTCATGCGCGTCGACCTCGAGCAGCGCAAGATCGATTTCGAAATGTCCGAAGCCGCCGTCAATGCGCCGGTCGGCCGCAAGCCGCGCGCAGCGTCGGCGGAACCAGCGGCACAGGCCGCGCCCGCGACCGAAGCGAAGATCTCGCCCAAGCCGCGCAGCCGCAAGGGCGAAACCGCCGAGGCATACTTCCCGAAAGACGCCGTTCAGCGTAACGCCGAGGTGCGCAAGAGCCGCGAGATGAAAAAGGCCCTGATGAGCGATGCCAAGCACAGTGCCCACGCTGGCGGCAAAGCCGAGAAGGGCGCCAAGGCTTCGGGCAAGACCAAGCATCGCAAGGGGCCGTCGAAGTCCGGCGCGCCACGTAAGGGCAAGAGCAAGTCATGA